CCGAGCCCTGCGGGATCTATTGCAGAAACGCAACGAAAACTCAGAGAAAACTTAACTCTAAATCGAGGGGGATCATGATGGCCTGGTGGACAGATCAGGACGCCGGTTGGATCGGCGCGATAGCCGGAAGTTCCATCGGAATTCTCGGCGGCTTATTAGGCGGACTTGCCGGAACGTTCGCACCGAAAGGTAAATATAAATCGCTCGTACTATCCATCGCCTTCAGTATCGCTCTGTTTGGAGTGATTTCTTTTGGCGCGGGAATTTACGCGTTCACGCAGTCGCAGCCCTTCTTCGTCTGCTACCCACTGTTGTTGTTGGGACTGGTTTGCTGTTCTGTCATCGCGCTAATTCCAGTAATAAATAAGCGTTACCGCGAAGCCGAGAACCGTCGACTGGAAGCGGAAGAATTTCGAAGAAGTTGAGGTTCCTGCTTCACCTTCGGTTTTACATCCACTTCGAGGAAAAAGAATTGGCACGACTCCGCAATATGCCCTACCACGACCAGCTATCCCGTCGATACCTCCCGGAGAGCCATTATGCCCGCGAATAGTGCTGTCCCGAATGAGGCCAAAAGCCGGTCAGTGACGACTTTGGCTGTCGTCACGATCATCCTCGGCATCTTGCGCTTGATCGCAAGTGTTCTTGTAATAGGTTTCGCGCTCGGATTGACTGCCGTTGCACCGGCGGAAAATCCAGCACCAGTGGCGAACCGTGCTCAGGATTTCGGCGAAATCGGCCTTCCCCTTCTGGCCTTACTGAAAGTTCTATTGATTCTGGTGATCATCCCGATCGCCATCGTATCCGCATTCGGTGGTCTGTTGCTCATCCTCGCAGGTATTGGTCTAATGCGTCACTGGCGATTTAGCCGCGTATTAACTCTTCTGCTGGCAAGCTTAGGCGGAATGCTCACCCTTATTTACGGCTATGCATTAATTTCGGAAGTGCAAAAAGTCCCCGCCGATTGGCAATTGGCTCTCATTTATCTGATCGGACTGCTGGTACACGGCAGCTATTGCCTGTTTGCTTTTAGAGTGCTTCTCAACCGGAAGAATGCCGCCGAATTTCCAACAATTCCAGCCGTTCGTCTCGCTAGCGGCGCTCAACCGTCGGTTTGAAAAACACTCCATTTGAATCTGGAAAGCGACGTTCAATTTCAAGACTCTGAACGTTCAGCGAGCTATTTCCTAAATCGCATTTTTCGCGCCCGACTGAATCCCTTTCCGATCGTTCCCGTCCCACCTCAATCTTTCATTCCCCGCTCAAAATCAGAGTGAGATCCCCTTCATTTTCACTTCACTGCCAATTAACCGCGATCAATCCCGAAACATACTTCAGCAGACGATTTTGAAAGAAGAAAGTCAAAGGTGGGCTATGTATCAATTTGCCAAGAATTGCCTGATTGCCACATTACTTTTGATCGGTTGCTACGATACCGCCCACGCTGGCTGATCGACCTGTCACACACCCAGCCCCGCGGCGGTCGCCGCGCAGAAGGCCTGGGCCGAACACAAGGTTAAGATCTCTTGCACCGTGATGGGCATCATAGTTCTGGGCGGCCTGCTGACTCTTTTCCGCGAAGGAAAACAGGTCCTGGGCTCGGGCTCAAGTCACAAGGGTTACACCCAGGATCAGCCTGTTTACAGACCCTGGACCCAGCAATAAACCGGGGTCACTTCACCTGGACATCTGTTCCGGTTTCCAACGGCCCCTCTCTCGTAACGACGACCTGTTCGTTACCTAGAGGGGTATGCCAGGTCGATTTGGGATCGGCCTTTTTCAGCATCAGTAATTCGACTTCATCCCCCTCTTTGTGTCCCAACTCCACCTGGTACCTAACCGCCTTGCCTTCTTCCACAATGAAGCAGTAATTGAATTCGTCCAACATAAAAGTCGATTTCCCGGGTACCGTGTACGCATTCGGCGTTTCAATGGGAAGCGATACCGTGGCATAGAGACCCGGTCGAATTTTGAAATCGGGATTGGGAAGATCGATTTCTACCCGCAACGTGCGAATATCGGGATTCAACACTCCCGCAGTTCGAGTGACCTTAGCGGAAATCGCCGCATTACTTATTGAGGGAATCGTTACTTGGGCGGGGCTTCCCTTTCCGACCTGACTGGCGGCCGCTTCAGGTACCTCCATGAAAATGCGAATGGGATCAAGTCGAGCCACCATAAACAACGGCTGCGAACTGTTCATCTGCAGGAAGTGGCCGGTGTGGACGTTACGAGCCGTGACGATCCCTTTGTAAGGGGCAGTGATATACGCATAACGACGTAGCGCCGCCACCCGGCGGGCCTCCGCATCCGCAGAACGGGCCTTGGCCTCGGCGGCGGTAATATCGGAAAGGGCCGATTGCTGTTTGGCCTGACTTTCCGTCAGTCGGGCTTTTGCGGACTGAACTCGCGCCTTGGCTTCATCCAGTTCACTTGCTGCCGCGATCGCCTGATTGCGGGTTTCTTCCGCGGTTTGTTTGTCCATCACTCGCCGAGCAACCATTTCATCGGACCGGCTGGCTTCTGAACTCCAGCGCTTGGAATTGGCATCCGCCTTCGCCAGGGCCGATTCGCTCTCAAGAACCATTTTTTCGTTCGATTTGATGTTTGCCTCGGCCACCAGCAGATTCTTCTGAGCCACCTCAACCATAGCCTTCATGGCCACCGCCTCGGCCAGTTTCTGTTTGCGTTCCTCTTCGAGTTCGGGAATTGAGAGTTCCGCAAGCAAGGTTCCCTGCTTGACTTCTTCCCCGAGCCAGCCGATCTCCGGACCATCGATCTTATCGTCGATATCGACCAGCACCCGCGAAATATAACCCGGCACCTTCGCAATTATGGGGGTGGTCTCATAAGCCTGGATGGTGGCGGGTTGTTCCACGCTCCAGTGAATCGTTTTTTTCTGCGGAGTCTGAACGGAGACTATCGTCTGGGCGGCTTTCGACTTTTCCTGGCTGGAAGATCCCGGCGACTTCATGCAGCCCGGGATAAACCCCACAACAACAAGTAAGCTCGTCAGAGGAAGAATCAGGGATCTTGGGTAATACATTCCGAAACCTTTAAAGAGATATCCCATCATCTTGGCGGATTGAAAGGAGGGCTTCAAGAAAACAATACCGAGAGGGGAGCAATCGGCTTACGGATCGATGGAATTCTGTCGCTTGCGCGGGCTATAACTGGGCCAATGTCAAAACAGGTAATCTAGGTAATATTAGAAGAAAAAAAAGGATAATTAGGATTTATTCGACTCTAACGGTTGTTCCATGTTTAATGAATCCCTACAACGAGCAGACGGTTTATGACTCGCCTCATGGACTGATCGCCGCATAGCATCACAACTTGGAGGTCGGTTGAATGAATTTTTGTCTCTTAGTTTGGCCCGTTGTATACGCCCTTTCGTCCAGCCCGATTGCCTTAACTACTGAATGGCAAACGGATTACAGCAAAGCCAAGCAACTCGCCCTGGAAAAGCACAAGCCCCTAGCAGTTTTTGTCGGCGAAGGTTCCGACGGGTGGAAAAAAGTCAGCCCTGGAACCTCGTTTGATGGTACAATCAATCAATCATTGTCTTCCAATTTCGTATGCCTCTATGTGGATAAGGCAACCTCCAACGGTAAATCGTTGGCGGATGCACTCCAGGTAACGGAACATACGGGGCTGGTAATCAGCGACAAGGATGTCAAACTTCAGGCTTTTAATTATTCCGGAACGGTGAAAGCAGACGAACTCGTCAACGTGATCACCAAGTTTGCAGATGGACCGCAAACGGTTACTCAAACGGAATCCTTGGCCAAACCGGTCGTTTATACCCCCGCCTCGGCCGTGATTCCCGCAGCCTATATGGGGGGTGGATGCCCCAATGGGAATTGTCCTAAACAAGTTCAATACTACTACGGACGATAAGAAGGTACCCGTTGTCCGAAGGGCGAGCTTCGGCAACTAATCAAAAATCCTCACCAGTGACTAATCGCCCCACTGGGGATATTCATTTCCGCTTCATAGCCTCCCGCCTGCCAGTTTTTGGGTGGACCTTTCTCCCGCAATTCCAGCACGACTTCCTGAAAATCCGACCACCTCGATAGCATTTGCAACTTCATGTGCGTATCTTTATCGGCCTTGATGGCCCGGCAATGATAGGCCGACACCTTGCGAAATTGCAGACAGGCCAGATGCTCCCCCCGCCAGTCGATCATCCGGCGCAAGTGCGTCTCCATGAATTCGATCCGTTCTTCAAAGCTGCCGCGCCCGCCGGGCACGCCAGTATGAAGCCAGTTGTTCAACTGCCGGAAGATCCAGGGATTCGCCAGGCCGCCGCGACCGATGGCGATGGCGGCACACCCAGTTTCGTCGATCATCCGATGAGCTTCTTCGATATTGCGGATATCCCCGTTGCCAATGACCGGAATTTTCTGCACCGCTTCCACTACTGTTCGAATTCCATCCCGATTCACGCTACCTGAAAAGCCCTGTTCGCGAGTACGGCCATGAATGGTGATGGCCGATACGCCTATTTGCTCGAATTCCGCTGCGAACTTGGGAGCCGTCAGCTGGGTATCGTCCCAACCCAGACGCATTTTCACCGTCACCGGAATCTTCACGGCCTCCACAACGGTCTGCACCACTTTGAGTGTTTGACCGGTCGTGTCGCACATCATGGCCGAGCCGCCGCCGCCCTTCACCACCTTGTTGACCGGGCAGCCCATATTGATGTCGATGATCTGCGTACCGCGCGCTTCCAGAAACTTCGCGGCCGCATCCAGATCCTTCAGATTGGAACCATAAATCTGCACGGCCAGCGGTTTATCTTCCGGGCAGGTGGCAAGTAATTCGAAGGTTTTGCGACTGTTTTCGAGTATGGCGCGGGCCGAGACGAGATCGGTCGTGGCCAGACCCAAGCCCCCCAGTTCCCGAACCGTAAGTCGAAACGGCATATGGGTATAGCCGGCCAGGGGAGCCAGATTGAAACGGCTGGGCAATGGCACGGAGCCGATCGAAAAGGGCTCCAGCAAATACTTCGGGGGTGCGGGGAAAGATTCCTTCATAGGGGCATTATAGGATCGCTTCGGACTGCTTCCGCAAACGATAGTACTTGATGCCTGGAATCAAAAAGCTCAGGGCCGACATGAAGCCGAAGAGCAGAATGTTCACCTGGGGCAGTAGCGGCATAACCATGGCCGTCAGGAACATCATGGCCGCGGTCACGTAGAATCGCCCCGTCAGAATACCGGCCTTGAAAACGAAGACCATTCCGGTCGCCACAGCGATGGCCGGGGAAAGCGTTAGTACCGGAAGATCGGCCACCACCTCGATGACGAACATTGAAATACTGGCGCAGACCCCGGCGGCCCAGGCATGCGCAATCTGCCGCTCTACGAAAACGACCGGCCCCGATTTCCCGCGCCACTTCCAGAGAATCGTTCCCCAGGTCAACAATCCGACCGTCCAGAGAATCAGATAGGTGCCGTGCTCTTTCAAGCCGTACCAGACCAGAGCCTGAGTCAAAAAGCAAAGCAGGAAAATCTGCAGACTGTGCCAGATCCAGATGAGACCCCAGTTTTCCAGAATGGAAATATGATGCGTTTCCCGCAACATCCGCGACAGGAAATGCTTCAAACCGCTGGTGGGATTGGAAACGTGCTCCCCCGACAAATAGGCCCGAAGATCGAGCACCAGTTCGGAGGCGTGCTGATAACGGCGATTCGGTAATTTTTGCAGGCACTTCAAACAGATGTTTTCCAGATCCCGATCAATACCGGGCACCAGCAGACGCGGCGGCACTGGATCCTGCTCGATGACCATCAGCAGAGCATCCACGGGATTAGAAGCCTGAAAAGGCGGTCTTCCCGTCAGCATCTCATAAAGGATGGCCCCGATGCTATACACATCCGACGCGGGATTCAAATCCCCTCGGTTCATCGCCTGCTCGGGAGACATGTAGCCGGGCGTGCCGACGATTGCACCGGTAGAAGTACGCCAGTCTCGCAGGCTTTCCGGATTCAAATAGAGTCTTTTGGCGAGACCGAAATCCGATACTTTGGGATGAGGTACTGCCCCGTCCAGGACCTTCAGAGAGAATCGGGAATTGGAACTCGGCGAAGCCACCCTTTCGGGTGAAAGCAGAATGTTGCTCGGCTTCAAATCCCGATGCAGGATTCCCATGTCATGAGCATGCTGCACTCCCAAAGCAATCTGGACTGTGAGCGCGGCGGCCTGACGCGGCGGTAGGGGTCCGTGACTTAAACGCTTGGCTAAGGTCAACCCTTCGACGTACTCCATCGCGAAGAAAGGTTGCCCCTCGTTATCGCCGACTTCGTAGACCGTGACGATGTTCGGATGCTTCAATTTACCGGCCGAGGTCGCTTCCGAACGAAAACGCCCTTTATCGGCATCGCTGGCCATCCGGCCATCCCGCAAGACTTTGATCGCCACCAGCCTATTGAGACTTTTCTGCCGGGCTTTGTAAACCACGCCCATTCCCCCCCGGCCGAGTTCTTCCAATAGCTCGTAATCCTCGAAGTGAATCGAGGGAATTTCCGGCTCGGCCTTCACACTGGCACTGGGAGTCGAGTCGGGCAGGCGGATGAGAGAGGCAAATTGAGCGGTTGCCCAGAGAGAGCGCAATTCGTCGATCAGATCGGGATGTTCGAGCGAAATTTTATGCCAGTCGGGCGCGGTTCCCGCAGCGCATTCCGAGTCCAGTTGGGCTAGCAACTCGGCCAGGGTTTCGTCTTGCGTCATCATGAGAGATTAGAAATCTATCGACGGTTTTCGGCCGTTCGCTTCAAGATTTTTCTTTTGCATCCGGGTTTTCATCCGGCAGTAGGACCGCCCGGAGTTTCCGCAGAGCCCGCAGGTAGCGCATCGAAGCGGCCGCTTCCGTCAGTTGGTAAACGGCCGCCACATCTGTGTTCGAAAGCTGCTCGTGGTGACGCATCAGAATTATATCCCGGTCG
The genomic region above belongs to Telmatocola sphagniphila and contains:
- a CDS encoding serine/threonine-protein kinase yields the protein MMTQDETLAELLAQLDSECAAGTAPDWHKISLEHPDLIDELRSLWATAQFASLIRLPDSTPSASVKAEPEIPSIHFEDYELLEELGRGGMGVVYKARQKSLNRLVAIKVLRDGRMASDADKGRFRSEATSAGKLKHPNIVTVYEVGDNEGQPFFAMEYVEGLTLAKRLSHGPLPPRQAAALTVQIALGVQHAHDMGILHRDLKPSNILLSPERVASPSSNSRFSLKVLDGAVPHPKVSDFGLAKRLYLNPESLRDWRTSTGAIVGTPGYMSPEQAMNRGDLNPASDVYSIGAILYEMLTGRPPFQASNPVDALLMVIEQDPVPPRLLVPGIDRDLENICLKCLQKLPNRRYQHASELVLDLRAYLSGEHVSNPTSGLKHFLSRMLRETHHISILENWGLIWIWHSLQIFLLCFLTQALVWYGLKEHGTYLILWTVGLLTWGTILWKWRGKSGPVVFVERQIAHAWAAGVCASISMFVIEVVADLPVLTLSPAIAVATGMVFVFKAGILTGRFYVTAAMMFLTAMVMPLLPQVNILLFGFMSALSFLIPGIKYYRLRKQSEAIL
- a CDS encoding efflux RND transporter periplasmic adaptor subunit translates to MYYPRSLILPLTSLLVVVGFIPGCMKSPGSSSQEKSKAAQTIVSVQTPQKKTIHWSVEQPATIQAYETTPIIAKVPGYISRVLVDIDDKIDGPEIGWLGEEVKQGTLLAELSIPELEEERKQKLAEAVAMKAMVEVAQKNLLVAEANIKSNEKMVLESESALAKADANSKRWSSEASRSDEMVARRVMDKQTAEETRNQAIAAASELDEAKARVQSAKARLTESQAKQQSALSDITAAEAKARSADAEARRVAALRRYAYITAPYKGIVTARNVHTGHFLQMNSSQPLFMVARLDPIRIFMEVPEAAASQVGKGSPAQVTIPSISNAAISAKVTRTAGVLNPDIRTLRVEIDLPNPDFKIRPGLYATVSLPIETPNAYTVPGKSTFMLDEFNYCFIVEEGKAVRYQVELGHKEGDEVELLMLKKADPKSTWHTPLGNEQVVVTREGPLETGTDVQVK
- the dusB gene encoding tRNA dihydrouridine synthase DusB, encoding MKESFPAPPKYLLEPFSIGSVPLPSRFNLAPLAGYTHMPFRLTVRELGGLGLATTDLVSARAILENSRKTFELLATCPEDKPLAVQIYGSNLKDLDAAAKFLEARGTQIIDINMGCPVNKVVKGGGGSAMMCDTTGQTLKVVQTVVEAVKIPVTVKMRLGWDDTQLTAPKFAAEFEQIGVSAITIHGRTREQGFSGSVNRDGIRTVVEAVQKIPVIGNGDIRNIEEAHRMIDETGCAAIAIGRGGLANPWIFRQLNNWLHTGVPGGRGSFEERIEFMETHLRRMIDWRGEHLACLQFRKVSAYHCRAIKADKDTHMKLQMLSRWSDFQEVVLELREKGPPKNWQAGGYEAEMNIPSGAISHW